The following proteins are encoded in a genomic region of Gossypium hirsutum isolate 1008001.06 chromosome D05, Gossypium_hirsutum_v2.1, whole genome shotgun sequence:
- the LOC121217849 gene encoding chloroplast processing peptidase, with protein MSFLRPCALYKSFITFPSRRWMPCQSWGFLRWPGFDGFFRFLVIALLWSTFSEIRFIPSSSMYPTLRVGDRIIVEKASYFFRSPAINDIVTFRPPEQETGFGKDAVLIKRIVAKGGDLVQVHHGSLYVNGVAQNEDFIAERPSYTLELKYVPSGHVYVLGDNRNNSYDSHDWGPLPVENIVGRYVMCCYRPSNH; from the exons ATGAGTTTTCTGAGACCATGTGCTTTGTACAAGTCATTTATAACTTTCCCTTCGCGACGATGGATGCCTTGCCAGAGTTGGGGTTTCCTTAGATGGCCTGGTTTCGATGGCTTCTTTAGGTTCCTAGTCATAGCACTTTTATGGTCCACCTTTTCTGAGATTCGTTTCATTCCTTCTTCTTCTATGTACCCTACTCTTCGTGTTGGTGATCGAATCATTGTTGAAaag GCCTCGTACTTTTTTAGAAGTCCTGCAATAAATGATATCGTCACATTCCGACCCCCAGAGCAG GAGACTGGGTTTGGGAAGGATGCTGTTCTTATTAAGAGAATTGTGGCAAAAGGTGGAGATTTGGTTCAG GTTCATCATGGGTCACTCTATGTCAATGGTGTTGCTCAAAATGAAGATTTCATAGCTGAACGACCATCATACACATTAGAGTTAAAG TATGTTCCTAGTGGTCATGTTTATGTGTTGGGAGACAACCGTAATAACAGCTACGACTCGCATGACTG GGGCCCTCTGCCTGTGGAAAACATTGTTGGAAGATATGTGATGTGCTGTTATAGACCATCCAACCACTGA